The Virgibacillus sp. MSP4-1 genome has a segment encoding these proteins:
- a CDS encoding MerR family transcriptional regulator: protein MKISEISSCTGLSKDTIRYYEKFGLIHPKIKKHHRDYNEQDIEVIEIIVKLKDTGFSLKEIKMLLDWSKDTDENKEMTNEEIQNLKQIKEVFQNKQMQMIQKEEQIKKIKQVLLRAENKIQYLLEKNKRMNTNH from the coding sequence ATGAAGATCAGCGAGATTTCATCATGCACAGGTCTAAGTAAAGACACCATACGTTATTATGAAAAGTTTGGGCTGATACATCCAAAGATAAAAAAACATCATCGGGACTATAATGAACAAGACATCGAAGTAATTGAAATAATTGTAAAACTAAAAGATACCGGTTTTTCCCTCAAAGAAATCAAAATGCTCTTGGATTGGTCAAAAGATACTGATGAAAATAAAGAAATGACAAATGAGGAGATTCAAAATCTTAAACAAATAAAAGAGGTTTTCCAAAATAAGCAAATGCAAATGATTCAAAAGGAAGAACAAATAAAAAAAATAAAACAAGTACTGTTAAGAGCAGAAAATAAAATTCAATATCTGTTAGAAAAGAATAAGAGAATGAATACGAATCATTAA
- a CDS encoding oxidoreductase yields the protein MLTIGYIGNGKSTNRYHLPFVQQRVNINVKTIYRRNPDHDRWDPIEGVKYTSDLDELLNDKDIQLIVICTRLDSHYEYAKLVLEHNKNCLVEKPFMETSEEAKEIFALAKEKGLIVQSYQNRRFDSDFLTVQKVIEEGKLGDLLEVEMHFDYFRPEVPESVHSFEPVRSFLYEHACHTLDQVISYFGKPDHVHYDVRQLLGEGRMNDYFDLDLYYGKLKVSVKSSYFRLKPRPSFVVHGKKGSFIKETVDRQEEHLKMFYMPDNKDFGVDTLNHYGVLAYVDDEKNIHEEKVKSINGDYGRVYDDLYEAIVNGKDKTITDEQTTLLIEMLETGVKNLK from the coding sequence ATGCTAACAATCGGTTATATTGGAAATGGAAAAAGTACAAATCGATATCATTTGCCATTCGTCCAGCAAAGAGTAAATATAAACGTAAAAACCATTTACAGGCGAAACCCTGATCACGATCGCTGGGATCCAATTGAAGGAGTAAAATACACATCAGATTTAGATGAATTATTAAATGACAAGGATATTCAACTCATTGTCATTTGTACCAGACTCGACAGTCATTATGAATATGCAAAATTAGTATTGGAGCATAACAAAAACTGTCTGGTTGAAAAGCCTTTTATGGAAACATCAGAAGAGGCAAAAGAAATATTTGCTTTGGCCAAAGAGAAAGGATTAATTGTTCAGTCCTATCAAAATAGACGTTTTGATAGTGACTTTTTAACCGTCCAAAAGGTGATTGAAGAAGGAAAATTAGGGGACTTATTGGAAGTGGAAATGCACTTTGACTATTTTCGTCCGGAAGTGCCTGAGTCTGTTCATTCCTTTGAGCCTGTCAGGTCCTTTTTATATGAGCATGCCTGTCATACCTTAGACCAGGTCATCAGCTACTTCGGCAAGCCGGACCATGTCCATTATGATGTAAGGCAATTACTAGGCGAAGGAAGAATGAATGACTATTTCGACTTGGATTTGTATTATGGCAAGCTTAAAGTATCGGTAAAATCCAGTTATTTCAGACTTAAGCCAAGACCAAGCTTTGTCGTTCATGGGAAGAAGGGTTCCTTTATTAAAGAAACCGTCGATCGTCAGGAAGAACATTTGAAGATGTTTTATATGCCTGATAATAAGGACTTTGGTGTAGATACCTTGAACCATTATGGTGTACTGGCGTATGTGGATGATGAAAAAAACATACATGAAGAAAAAGTAAAATCTATAAATGGAGATTATGGCAGAGTTTATGATGATTTATACGAAGCCATCGTAAATGGGAAAGATAAAACCATTACAGATGAACAGACCACTCTCCTGATTGAAATGCTGGAAACAGGAGTTAAAAACTTAAAGTAA
- a CDS encoding GNAT family N-acetyltransferase: MKLTEETFEIVSETERLVIRPLRKDDYKNWLNEFENRFPSQHRHDKGKIDMSECTQEWFYNLVDKHQDLALKDIAHVFGVFRKEDGAHLGMVDFSTLARDDFQWGRIGYSIHNQYWRKGYGKEAVKEALHIAFNRLNFHRIEAHINIDNPASYNLASSTGMKYECTRRGFIFEFGGWTDNFIYYKNSID; the protein is encoded by the coding sequence TTGAAATTAACAGAAGAAACATTTGAGATTGTTTCAGAAACAGAAAGATTAGTCATTAGACCTTTAAGGAAAGATGATTATAAAAATTGGCTAAATGAATTTGAAAACCGGTTTCCATCCCAACATCGACACGATAAAGGGAAAATAGACATGAGTGAATGCACACAGGAATGGTTTTATAATCTGGTAGATAAACATCAGGACTTAGCCCTTAAAGATATTGCTCACGTGTTTGGTGTATTTCGAAAAGAAGACGGAGCCCATCTAGGCATGGTTGATTTTTCAACCTTAGCAAGAGATGACTTCCAATGGGGCCGGATAGGTTATTCCATCCATAATCAATATTGGAGAAAAGGTTATGGGAAAGAAGCTGTTAAAGAAGCACTTCATATTGCTTTTAATCGTTTGAATTTCCATCGTATAGAAGCCCATATCAATATAGATAATCCTGCTTCATACAATCTGGCATCGAGTACAGGGATGAAATATGAGTGTACAAGAAGAGGTTTTATTTTTGAATTTGGAGGATGGACAGATAATTTCATTTATTATAAAAATTCTATTGACTGA
- a CDS encoding metallophosphoesterase — protein sequence MSKIFQKNVLKLIVTAILVFSIGMTSSPWNAQAEDHLGDTNTSSEEPNLVFPVISDTQLGRAEGDPERFEDAMKQLNQLAPEQDAIAFLGDLTSHGVIEEYETWSSIFNEYVQPEAEQLIGIGNHEYNYNGLTPEKSQERFFDYTGMESLYYHKNIKGYDFIMMGEERGYFYSKDQVQWLGDQLEQAEKRDSNKPIFVFLHHGIKDTTYGTEDWYIENDNQKLLRETLKKYPQVILIAGHTHYPISDPRSIHQEDYTAVNSGSIAYMWTEKGYIQGEVPEAEVSNGLLVKVYDDEVVIKRRNFTGERWVEEPWVIDTPVEDTADFKYTDDRDQVSPYFYEDSNIDITETTTNSLSISFPQAFDNLLTHSYQVTAKNQETGEIVNQYKAFSEYYKGEVPSSLEFPVNNLDPATTYQIGVQAIDAFGNVSDQITTTATTLTENVAEMQEVIGQFENHGAFANHGVAQSLKAQLNSVNKFVQKDATEKAIKHMNDAKSLLENRQQNNQISESAYNYLTFNIDHLIKQWK from the coding sequence ATGTCAAAGATTTTTCAGAAAAATGTATTAAAATTAATCGTTACTGCCATTCTGGTTTTCTCCATCGGAATGACTTCATCTCCCTGGAACGCCCAGGCAGAAGATCATTTAGGAGATACAAATACTTCATCAGAAGAGCCTAACTTGGTCTTCCCTGTAATTAGTGATACACAACTCGGCCGTGCTGAAGGTGACCCGGAAAGATTTGAGGATGCGATGAAACAACTCAATCAACTCGCACCAGAGCAAGACGCTATAGCTTTTCTTGGTGATTTAACCAGTCATGGCGTTATAGAGGAATATGAAACATGGTCATCTATTTTTAATGAATATGTCCAGCCTGAAGCTGAACAGCTCATTGGAATTGGAAACCATGAGTATAATTATAATGGCCTGACACCCGAAAAATCCCAGGAACGTTTTTTTGACTATACCGGTATGGAATCCCTTTATTACCATAAAAACATCAAAGGCTATGATTTTATCATGATGGGAGAAGAACGAGGGTATTTCTATTCAAAAGATCAGGTTCAGTGGCTAGGTGACCAACTGGAGCAGGCGGAAAAGAGAGATTCCAATAAGCCGATTTTCGTATTTTTACACCACGGGATAAAAGACACCACATACGGTACTGAAGATTGGTATATCGAAAATGATAACCAGAAACTCCTTCGTGAAACGCTCAAAAAATATCCACAGGTCATTTTAATTGCCGGCCATACCCATTATCCTATTAGTGATCCAAGATCCATCCATCAGGAAGACTATACTGCCGTTAACTCAGGTTCTATCGCATATATGTGGACCGAAAAGGGATATATTCAGGGTGAAGTTCCAGAAGCAGAGGTAAGTAACGGTCTGCTTGTGAAGGTCTATGATGATGAAGTTGTCATTAAGCGCCGAAATTTTACCGGTGAACGATGGGTTGAGGAACCATGGGTCATTGACACTCCAGTGGAAGATACAGCAGACTTTAAGTACACAGATGATCGCGATCAGGTAAGTCCTTATTTCTATGAGGATTCCAATATTGATATTACAGAGACAACAACAAACAGCTTAAGTATTTCGTTCCCGCAGGCTTTTGATAATCTACTGACTCATTCTTATCAGGTAACAGCCAAAAATCAGGAAACCGGAGAAATTGTGAATCAATACAAAGCTTTCTCAGAGTATTATAAAGGTGAGGTTCCAAGTTCATTAGAATTCCCGGTAAATAACCTGGATCCGGCGACAACCTATCAAATAGGTGTACAAGCTATTGATGCGTTCGGAAATGTTAGTGATCAGATAACAACAACCGCAACAACATTAACAGAGAATGTTGCAGAAATGCAGGAAGTCATCGGACAATTTGAAAATCATGGAGCTTTCGCTAATCATGGCGTAGCCCAGTCATTGAAGGCGCAACTAAACTCAGTAAACAAATTTGTACAAAAAGATGCTACTGAAAAAGCGATCAAGCACATGAATGACGCAAAATCTTTATTGGAAAACAGACAGCAAAATAACCAGATTTCCGAGAGCGCATACAACTATCTCACGTTCAATATCGACCATTTAATCAAACAATGGAAATAA
- a CDS encoding mannose/fructose/sorbose PTS transporter subunit IIA, with protein sequence MVGIIIASHGEFAEGILQSAGMIFGEQENVKAVTLMPSEGPDDVKAKMEKAVASFDNQDEVLFLVDLWGGTPFNQASSLIEEHKDQWAIVAGLNLPMLIEAFASRFSMNTAHEIASSILDTAKDAVKVSPEELEPAEETSATPAAQQGSAGAPGKFEYVLARIDSRLLHGQVATSWTKATNPTRIIVVSDEVAQDELRKKLIQQAAPSNVKAHVVPIHKMIDLAKDDQHFGGQRALLLFENPQDVLKAVEGGVPLETINVGSMSHSTGKVQPNKVLAFDQDDIDTFAKLKEFGLDFDVRKVPADQRGDMDEIIKRAQEELNKQN encoded by the coding sequence ATGGTAGGAATTATCATTGCCAGTCACGGTGAATTTGCCGAGGGTATCTTGCAATCTGCAGGGATGATCTTTGGAGAGCAGGAAAATGTAAAGGCTGTTACATTGATGCCAAGTGAAGGACCTGATGACGTTAAGGCAAAAATGGAAAAAGCAGTTGCCTCTTTCGACAATCAGGATGAGGTATTATTCTTAGTCGATCTCTGGGGTGGGACTCCTTTTAATCAGGCCAGCAGCTTGATTGAGGAACACAAAGACCAGTGGGCGATTGTTGCTGGTTTGAACTTACCGATGTTAATTGAAGCTTTTGCATCACGCTTCTCCATGAATACAGCACATGAAATTGCATCAAGTATTCTGGATACAGCGAAAGACGCTGTTAAAGTAAGTCCTGAAGAATTGGAACCGGCAGAAGAAACATCTGCAACACCGGCGGCTCAACAGGGAAGTGCAGGTGCTCCTGGTAAATTTGAATACGTTTTAGCACGAATCGATTCCCGTTTGCTTCATGGACAAGTAGCGACAAGCTGGACAAAAGCTACAAACCCGACACGTATCATCGTGGTATCAGATGAAGTGGCGCAGGATGAGCTTCGCAAAAAATTAATCCAGCAGGCCGCTCCTTCAAATGTGAAGGCACACGTGGTTCCCATCCATAAAATGATTGATCTTGCAAAGGATGATCAGCACTTTGGTGGTCAACGCGCCTTACTACTTTTTGAGAATCCACAGGATGTACTCAAAGCGGTTGAAGGTGGCGTTCCATTGGAGACCATTAACGTTGGATCGATGTCACACTCAACAGGTAAAGTTCAGCCTAATAAGGTATTGGCCTTTGATCAGGATGATATCGATACGTTCGCCAAGTTAAAAGAATTTGGTTTGGACTTTGATGTACGTAAAGTTCCAGCCGATCAAAGAGGAGACATGGACGAAATTATCAAGAGAGCGCAAGAAGAATTAAATAAACAGAACTAA
- a CDS encoding Dps family protein yields the protein MTNTNVKEVLNKLVATQGLFYTRLHQFHWYIKGQHFFSLHEKFEELYNGVSESMDEVAERLLAIGGQPYSTLGEFIEHSVIEERVEDKNLSESEMVQAVINDFKTLRDFLSDGIKVTEENGDDISNDMLIAMKGDIEKNTWMLQAFLGNDALDEK from the coding sequence ATGACAAACACAAATGTAAAGGAAGTCTTGAACAAGCTGGTAGCTACACAAGGATTATTTTATACTCGTCTCCATCAGTTCCATTGGTATATAAAGGGTCAGCACTTCTTCTCCCTTCATGAAAAATTTGAAGAGCTGTATAACGGTGTATCGGAAAGCATGGACGAAGTCGCCGAACGTCTGCTTGCTATTGGCGGGCAACCTTACTCCACACTGGGGGAATTCATCGAACATTCCGTTATAGAAGAACGTGTGGAAGATAAAAATCTGTCTGAATCGGAAATGGTTCAGGCCGTTATAAATGACTTTAAAACCTTACGCGATTTCTTATCTGATGGAATTAAGGTAACAGAAGAAAATGGAGATGACATTTCCAATGACATGCTGATTGCCATGAAAGGCGACATTGAGAAGAATACCTGGATGCTGCAGGCCTTTCTTGGGAATGACGCTTTGGATGAAAAATAA
- a CDS encoding PTS system mannose/fructose/sorbose family transporter subunit IID, with product MDQEMKLTKRDRIAIWWRSTFIQGSWNYERMQNGGWAFSMIPAIKRLYKTKEDRSAALQRHLEFFNTHPYVASPVLGVTLALEEERANGAPVDNTAIQGVKVGMMGPLAGIGDPMFWFTLKPILGALAASLAMSGNILGPILYFVLWNLIRMGFMWYSQELGYKAGSKITEDLSGGVLKDITKGASLLGMFILGALVNRWVSVTFTPTVSEVELNEGAYIDWSSLPAGTEGVKTALQQYDNGRSLTDTNVTTLQDNLDSLIPGLGGLALTLLCMWLLRKKVSPIAMILGLFVLGVVFHVLGIM from the coding sequence ATGGATCAAGAAATGAAATTAACAAAAAGAGATCGTATTGCTATTTGGTGGCGTTCAACGTTCATTCAAGGTTCTTGGAACTATGAACGTATGCAAAACGGTGGCTGGGCATTTTCAATGATCCCTGCGATCAAAAGATTATATAAAACAAAGGAAGATCGCTCTGCCGCCCTTCAACGTCACTTAGAGTTTTTTAATACACATCCATATGTAGCTTCACCTGTTTTAGGTGTAACGTTAGCGCTTGAAGAGGAACGTGCAAATGGTGCTCCTGTTGACAACACGGCTATTCAAGGGGTAAAAGTCGGTATGATGGGTCCATTAGCAGGTATCGGGGATCCAATGTTCTGGTTTACCCTTAAACCAATCCTCGGTGCATTAGCCGCTTCTCTTGCTATGAGCGGAAACATCCTTGGACCTATTCTTTATTTCGTATTATGGAACCTTATTCGTATGGGCTTCATGTGGTATTCACAGGAACTTGGTTATAAAGCTGGTTCTAAAATTACAGAAGACTTATCCGGTGGAGTGCTTAAAGATATTACGAAGGGTGCCTCATTGCTCGGTATGTTCATACTCGGGGCCTTAGTTAACCGCTGGGTATCTGTCACGTTTACTCCAACTGTATCAGAGGTTGAGTTGAATGAAGGTGCCTATATTGATTGGAGTAGCTTACCTGCCGGGACAGAAGGTGTTAAAACGGCACTGCAGCAGTATGACAACGGCCGGTCATTAACGGATACGAACGTAACCACTCTACAAGATAACCTGGATAGCTTAATTCCTGGTTTAGGCGGATTGGCATTAACCCTTCTCTGTATGTGGTTACTACGGAAGAAAGTGTCTCCAATTGCTATGATCTTAGGCTTGTTCGTATTAGGCGTTGTCTTCCACGTACTAGGCATTATGTAA
- a CDS encoding S1C family serine protease has product MGYYDDHALNRRPKKEKRNWLIPTGVGFIIGALLVVLALPTLINANLLPYDMDEANQDVTQGDRGEDSGLPQSVNVDIQTRVTDIVENVSNAVVGVVNISGSEFWMEQGTESGTGSGVIYKKTDEYAYVVTNHHVVQGSSEVEVSLADGERISAQLLGSDLYNDLAVLRVDADKVDDHPIELGHSENLKVGEPVLAIGNPLGLEFSGSVTQGIISGKERIVPQDFNGDGTPDWNAEVIQTDAAINPGNSGGALINMDGQLIGINSMKIAQSAVEGIGFAIPIDSAKPIIEDLEDDGKITRPYMGVTIRSLSEIPSYYWQSELQLPNDVSGGAVVGGIEPMSPAEQAGLQEYDVIVALDGQQVTNVIDLRKHIYQEKQPGEKMEITFYRNGKKQTTTMTLSAQDF; this is encoded by the coding sequence ATGGGGTACTATGATGATCATGCTTTAAATCGAAGGCCGAAAAAAGAAAAGAGAAATTGGCTGATCCCAACCGGAGTGGGATTTATCATTGGTGCTTTGCTTGTTGTTCTTGCATTACCAACCCTTATCAATGCGAATTTATTGCCTTATGATATGGATGAAGCCAATCAGGACGTGACACAGGGAGACCGTGGCGAGGATTCAGGGCTTCCCCAATCGGTAAATGTGGACATTCAGACGAGGGTTACCGACATTGTTGAGAATGTATCGAATGCCGTTGTTGGGGTTGTGAATATCAGCGGTTCTGAATTCTGGATGGAACAGGGAACCGAATCAGGAACAGGCTCAGGTGTGATTTATAAAAAGACCGATGAATATGCCTATGTCGTGACCAATCACCATGTGGTTCAGGGATCAAGTGAAGTGGAAGTTTCCCTGGCTGATGGTGAACGAATCAGTGCTCAATTACTGGGAAGTGACTTATATAATGATTTGGCTGTTCTTAGGGTTGATGCCGATAAAGTCGATGATCATCCGATTGAACTGGGTCACTCAGAAAACTTGAAGGTGGGCGAACCCGTCTTAGCAATCGGAAACCCACTGGGGCTTGAATTTTCCGGTTCTGTTACCCAGGGGATTATCAGTGGGAAAGAACGGATTGTCCCTCAGGATTTTAACGGGGATGGAACGCCTGACTGGAATGCGGAGGTTATTCAGACCGATGCGGCCATTAACCCAGGAAACTCAGGCGGCGCACTTATTAATATGGATGGACAGCTGATCGGCATTAATTCGATGAAAATTGCCCAGTCAGCTGTAGAAGGAATCGGTTTTGCCATCCCAATTGACTCTGCCAAGCCAATTATTGAGGATCTCGAGGATGACGGAAAAATCACCCGTCCATATATGGGTGTCACCATCCGTTCTTTATCAGAGATTCCAAGCTATTACTGGCAATCCGAATTACAGCTGCCAAATGACGTAAGTGGTGGAGCTGTTGTTGGAGGAATTGAACCGATGTCTCCAGCCGAACAGGCCGGATTACAAGAATATGATGTGATCGTAGCCTTGGATGGACAACAGGTCACCAATGTCATCGATTTACGAAAACATATTTATCAGGAGAAACAGCCAGGTGAGAAAATGGAAATCACCTTCTACCGTAATGGTAAGAAGCAAACGACAACCATGACCTTATCTGCGCAGGACTTCTAA
- a CDS encoding MBL fold metallo-hydrolase codes for MTLEFSVLASGSTGNAFYIGTDQQKILVDAGLSGKQMERLFSDIEMNPEELDGILVTHEHRDHIHGLGIMARRYRLPIYANEKTWKAMEGKIGDIKLDQKFTFDLESTKVFGDLDVQTFGVSHDAAEPMFFVFHHNGKKVALVTDTGYVSERIKKTVEDADAYIFEANHDIEMLRMGRYPWNIKRRILGDEGHVSNEDSALALTDILGNRTKRVYLAHLSQDNNMKDLARMSVSQILKERGFEVGKTIELHDTDPKNPTPVYQVG; via the coding sequence TTGACGTTAGAATTTAGCGTATTGGCATCCGGCAGTACAGGGAATGCTTTTTATATTGGAACAGATCAGCAAAAAATATTAGTCGATGCTGGCTTAAGTGGAAAGCAGATGGAACGATTATTTTCGGACATTGAAATGAATCCGGAAGAGCTTGATGGCATTCTGGTGACCCATGAGCATCGGGACCATATCCACGGACTTGGCATTATGGCGAGGAGATACCGGTTGCCTATTTATGCAAATGAAAAGACGTGGAAGGCGATGGAAGGGAAAATTGGAGATATCAAACTGGATCAGAAGTTCACCTTTGATTTGGAGTCGACGAAAGTGTTCGGAGATTTGGATGTTCAGACCTTTGGCGTTTCTCATGATGCTGCAGAGCCCATGTTTTTCGTCTTTCATCATAATGGAAAAAAGGTGGCTCTGGTCACTGATACAGGCTACGTGTCAGAACGAATCAAAAAGACGGTTGAAGATGCGGATGCCTATATTTTTGAAGCCAATCATGATATAGAAATGCTCAGGATGGGAAGATATCCATGGAATATTAAACGCAGAATTTTAGGGGACGAGGGGCATGTTTCCAATGAAGATTCTGCTCTGGCTTTAACAGATATTCTTGGGAATCGTACGAAGCGTGTTTATTTGGCTCACTTAAGTCAGGATAATAATATGAAAGATTTAGCCAGAATGTCGGTTTCACAGATTTTAAAGGAACGAGGCTTTGAGGTAGGTAAAACCATTGAACTGCATGATACGGATCCTAAAAATCCTACACCTGTTTACCAGGTGGGTTAG
- a CDS encoding DUF956 family protein has translation MVQSINTKVDLVIDATSHIRISDYGQIMIGDKGFEFYNKRDPRKYIQIPWEEVDYVIASVLFKGKWIPRYAIQTKQNGTFTFSSKDPKKVFRAIREYIDPNRMVQSLSFFDVIKRGLKSTFKKR, from the coding sequence ATGGTCCAATCGATCAATACAAAAGTTGATTTAGTTATTGATGCAACCTCACATATAAGGATTTCAGATTATGGGCAGATCATGATTGGAGACAAGGGATTTGAATTCTACAATAAACGTGATCCTCGTAAATATATACAAATTCCCTGGGAGGAAGTTGATTACGTCATTGCTTCCGTTCTGTTTAAAGGGAAGTGGATTCCGCGTTATGCGATCCAGACGAAACAGAATGGGACGTTTACCTTTTCTTCCAAAGATCCAAAAAAGGTTTTTCGAGCCATTCGTGAATATATTGATCCGAATCGTATGGTTCAATCCTTAAGCTTTTTTGATGTCATTAAGCGCGGTCTGAAGAGTACATTTAAAAAGCGATAG
- the rlmH gene encoding 23S rRNA (pseudouridine(1915)-N(3))-methyltransferase RlmH: MKISLITVGKLKEKYLKQGIAEYTKRLGPYTNIEIVELPDEKAPENLSAAEEEEVKRKEGQRILNKISTDTYVFTLEIKGKQLTSEQLSQKIDELTTYGNSKIAFVIGGSLGLSEEVTERSDMALSFSKMTFPHQLMRLILLEQVYRAFKILRNEPYHK, encoded by the coding sequence ATGAAGATCAGCCTGATTACAGTGGGAAAGCTAAAAGAAAAGTATTTAAAGCAGGGAATTGCGGAATACACGAAACGGCTGGGCCCTTATACAAATATAGAAATTGTTGAGCTTCCGGATGAAAAGGCACCGGAAAATCTGAGTGCCGCAGAAGAGGAGGAAGTAAAACGAAAGGAAGGGCAGCGAATTTTAAACAAGATATCCACAGATACATATGTATTTACTTTAGAAATTAAGGGAAAACAGCTGACTTCTGAACAGCTGTCCCAAAAGATTGATGAACTTACGACATATGGGAACAGTAAAATCGCCTTTGTTATCGGTGGATCGCTTGGACTGAGTGAGGAAGTCACGGAGCGGAGTGATATGGCGCTTTCTTTTTCAAAAATGACATTTCCTCATCAGTTGATGCGACTCATATTGCTGGAACAGGTGTATCGGGCTTTTAAGATTTTAAGGAATGAACCGTATCACAAATAA
- a CDS encoding PTS mannose/fructose/sorbose transporter subunit IIC, giving the protein MDLTIIQIILVIIIAFLAGVEGILDEFHFHQPIIACTLIGLVTGNLGPSLILGGTLQMIALGWANIGAAVAPDAALASVASAIILVLSGQGEAGVSSAIAIAVPLAVAGLLLTIIVRTIATGLVHLMDAAAKEGKIRTIEFWHVIAIIMQGLRIAIPAALIIAIGAKPVRNLLESMPSWLTDGLAIGGGMVVAVGYAMVINMMATKEVWPFFAIGFVLATIPQITLMGLGIIGVSLALIYLALSKQGGSGNGGNGNTGDPIGDIIDSY; this is encoded by the coding sequence ATGGATTTGACGATTATTCAAATCATATTAGTTATTATCATAGCATTTTTAGCTGGTGTGGAAGGGATCTTGGATGAATTTCATTTTCACCAGCCAATTATTGCTTGTACATTAATCGGCTTAGTAACAGGAAACTTAGGGCCATCCCTTATCTTAGGTGGTACCCTGCAAATGATCGCTTTAGGCTGGGCAAATATCGGAGCAGCCGTAGCACCGGATGCAGCGTTAGCATCAGTTGCCTCTGCAATTATATTAGTTTTAAGTGGACAAGGTGAAGCCGGTGTTTCGTCTGCGATTGCGATTGCTGTTCCACTTGCGGTTGCCGGTTTGTTATTAACCATTATCGTTCGTACGATTGCAACTGGACTGGTCCATTTAATGGATGCCGCAGCAAAAGAAGGTAAAATCAGAACCATTGAATTTTGGCATGTCATCGCTATTATCATGCAAGGTTTACGTATTGCCATCCCAGCAGCATTAATTATCGCTATTGGTGCAAAACCGGTTCGAAACCTGCTTGAGTCTATGCCTTCCTGGCTGACAGATGGATTGGCGATTGGCGGAGGAATGGTTGTAGCCGTTGGTTACGCAATGGTTATAAACATGATGGCTACAAAAGAAGTTTGGCCATTCTTTGCTATTGGTTTCGTATTAGCAACTATTCCGCAAATCACACTTATGGGTCTAGGTATTATCGGTGTATCGCTGGCACTTATCTATTTAGCTCTTTCAAAGCAAGGCGGGTCAGGTAATGGTGGAAACGGAAACACAGGTGACCCGATTGGCGACATTATAGATTCTTACTAA
- a CDS encoding DUF3231 family protein yields the protein MLNILEAVTEHIKNYVDNEPKPPLHVGEVMDLWTAYTAFNEAQVLYQVGLNSTTNKDLKHAIESAYKSSKSDTKRLEKFLLQEGVPLPEVSSAKPPSDPNVIPEGVKLKDGEIANIISVKIASSITYCAQAMSKSVRSDVGLLFFEIQVNLMKFSEPFKNLMVNSGWINTPPKFTPPGRPGE from the coding sequence TTGCTTAACATTTTGGAAGCAGTTACTGAACATATTAAAAATTACGTGGATAATGAGCCTAAGCCTCCCTTGCATGTTGGAGAAGTTATGGACTTATGGACAGCCTATACTGCCTTTAATGAAGCGCAAGTCTTATATCAGGTTGGGTTAAACTCCACTACGAATAAGGACCTGAAACATGCGATTGAATCAGCTTATAAATCAAGCAAGTCGGATACAAAACGGTTAGAAAAGTTTTTGCTTCAAGAGGGAGTTCCTTTGCCAGAGGTGAGTTCGGCAAAGCCGCCTTCAGATCCAAATGTGATTCCAGAGGGTGTAAAATTAAAAGATGGAGAAATTGCTAATATTATTTCCGTAAAAATTGCCTCATCCATAACTTACTGTGCTCAGGCTATGTCAAAATCCGTTCGCAGCGATGTCGGCTTGCTCTTTTTTGAAATACAAGTCAACCTCATGAAGTTTTCAGAGCCCTTCAAAAATTTAATGGTAAACAGCGGATGGATTAATACGCCGCCAAAATTCACACCGCCGGGGAGACCGGGAGAATGA